CtgtgtttccagactttttgaACATGCTGTTGTATACTTATTGTACTTCTTCACAGATTACAGACTTTAGTTTTGAGAGATTTTACTTTTCCGTCATTTCATCTGAAGGTTGAGAAAAAACATATTGAATGTATTACTTGAAAATGTAACCTGATAAACCGCTTAAAATGTAAGCTGATATACTGCTTAAAATGATTTGTTCTGTGTCCTAAATCTGGATACAGTGTAGCTCAATCCTTTTAATAACTATTAGTGAAAGTGCCATCATCCCCGTTTGATAAATGAGGAGACTGAGAAATGATGGTGTATTATGTGCAACTGGAAGTCTTCAAGTCCCCAGAACTATCTCAATACATTTGCCTAATGTGACCTTGTGCTCATTTGCCTCAATTCCACACACTTCTAGAATCTATTGGGGCTGGCCTGTAGATTTGGGATGAGATACCTttataactttttgttttcctgagtattttcatttttagacttACGGAAAAGCTGAAAGAATAGTACAACGAACGCTCATATATATATACCGTTTACGCTGATTCATTAGCTGCTAAGATTTTGATACATTTGGTTTACCTATTGATCCATGTATATACCATTTTTTCTGAAATAGTTGATAAGTGCACCATCATAATTCTATTGCTTAAGTACTTCAGCATGTTCAGCATGTATCTCCTAAGCGTAAGGATATTGTACTTCATACCACTATGCATTATCACACTCAcgaaacttgttttctttttttgtttttttttgttttgtttttttgagacggagtctagctctgtcgtccacgctggagtgcagtggtgtgatcttggctcactacaacctccgcctcctgggttcaagcaattctcccatcctcggccttccgaatagctgggattacaggcacgcaccaccatgcccagctaatttttttgtatttttagtagagacagggtttcaccatgtgttggccaggctggtctgaaactcctgacctcaggtgatctgcccgcctccgcctcccaaagtgctaggatgacaggcatgagccaccacagcctgcCATGAAACTTGTTCTTGATAGAATATTATCTAATAGTGTCCCAGTAATATCCTTTGTAGGTAGTTGATTTTAGATTGAGCCAGGATACAGTCAAATATGAAGCACTGTACTTGGCAGTCATACTCTTTGGTCTCCTTTAGTCTAGCACAGTTCCCAGCTTTTACTTGTCTTTCATAATAGACATTTTTTAAGAGTccaggccagttattttgtacATGTCCTATGATTGGGATTGTTTAATTGCTTACTCACGATCACACTCATGTTATATACTGTTGACAAGAACATggagtaggccaggcacggtggctcacacctgcaatcccagcactttgggagaccgaggcttgcggatcacttgaggtcaggagtatacacacacgcacacgtgcacacacacacacacacacacacctgagactgggtaatttataaagaaaacaagtttagttggctcacagttctacaggctgtacaggaggcatagTGGCCTTTGCTTCTAGCGAGGCCTCAGAaaacacaatcatggctgaaggggaagcaggcatgtcttacatggccagagcagaatAGAGTGAGGAGGTGCCACATAAACACTTTAAACCACCAGAcctcatgataactcactatcactagaacagcaccaaggggatggtgctaaaccattcatgagaaatcacccccaccaggccccacctccaacatcaggGATTACAATTTGGGACTGTCTAGTTGTTTATTCATGATCAGACTCATGTTAAATACTATTGGCTAGAACATGGAATAGAGGAAGATGTCTAATTGTTTCctcagtattttcattttttgaccATGTTATGTGATCATAAAAAAtgacagatccaaaccatatcactttttttaatgtaaaacttCTTAAGGACCCGAGAGAACCGAGAACAAAGGGCCTTTTGGAAGTGGAGTTACTGCAGGCACTCACACAGCCTTCGACTTGTATCCCTGTAGCTAGTCAACAAGTCTTTGCCAAGTCTCTACCTACCAAAATTAGGCTTcgtaaaaaaggaattaaaaagcaGTTCGGAGCACCCAACTGACTTTTTCCCTCTTGCAGAACACTTAAGGAGTTCCGTGATCGACCGAAAGGACTTAATAATCAAAAGGATTAAGCCTAAACCCCAGCAAGGAGATGACATCACAGTGGTGGACGTAGAGAAGCAGATTGAGGCCTTCCGCAGCCGCCTGATCCAGATGCTGGGGGAGCCTCTTGTCCCCCAACTGCAAGACAAAGTGCACTTGTTGAAGCTCCTGCTCTTCTATGCTGCGGACTTGAACCCTGATGCAGAGCCCTCTCAAAAGGGCTGGAGCAGCTCCTGAGGGCCTGCCAAGCACTGAATGCCAAGAATACCTCCTGAACTCTATCTCCAACTACTTAGAAGCTCTAAAAGTAAGAAAAGTGGTTCAAATCTTACAGGACCAAACCTGTATTATTTAATCAGTAGGTTGCAATTTCTAACTCtagtaaatatctttttttaaataatcctaTCCTAGCCTGTTCCCAAATATGTCTTAAATATAcaaggtatatatattttttaataaattatttatctatACTTTTTTGAAACAGGTTAATACTGTGTGCACCACGTTTAACATTTTCATTCAAGATGTGAAAAACATCCCTCTGCTGAACCCACTCTATACACCAATATTATGTCGACAACCTGTTTCAGGAGAGAGACGTTCATTTTTCCCTAATGAAATGCAAGCATTCTGTTAGACCTATTATACTGCCTATTAATTTGACTGTAATGAATAGGGGGTAGAAACAAAAGGATCAAGTGTGTTATAAAACATTTGATGTTAAAAAGAGACAATAAAAAGGCAATGGTTTTTCAAAATACCAAGTTCACTGTGACTCTGGGTAGGCAGAGTGGAATAACTATtgttaaaaggataaaaaaatagCCACATTTGAGAAAGTAGTAAGGATTTTTATTGTCAAAACAAGAGATCATAATAGAAGACAAATAAATTAATTGTTCTCATAATTTTAGACTCCAGGGCCTCTCTATGGAAAGGCCAGCTTCTTATACAGACAAGGTACTATTCAAAACGAAAAACAGGTATTTGAGACTGTTCAAGACAATAACTGAACTTGTACAcagtgaagagaaataaaaaggtgGCTTCTGTATTTCCCTCCCTCAGTAAGGTTATGTGTTGCATAAAGGGATGAGGCTCATTTTGGTGAAAAATGCTTTCATACGGAAAATTTTGAATTCATTCACCTCCCCGCACAGGCGTTCCAGGCCCTGACCTGAACAAGGAAATCAAAATAAGTTAACACCACTGGCTTCACATGAACCTCAAGACTATAATCTAACTGTACCTACCAtctcctttcctttaaaaaagtttaatgtCCATTTACCTATACCAAATTAGTAGACTTAATTTTCTCTCTTAGAAGTTTTTAACCAAATTAGAGCTAAATTAATCTCACTTTAAAGTGCAAGAAAGGCTCTGCTAGAGTAGTGTTTGTTCTGTGGCATGGAAAGAGGAGCGTGCCTCCCCTGGCACTGGCCTAAGAGGCCCCACATGAAGAACTAGCTGCAGGACAGTGATCCATTAGGTCTACCAAAAAGCAGGGGGACTCAAGGTTCAGCCTAGAAAGAGGGGTCCCTGCTAAGTCTGGCTTTTACCTGTACCCAGGTCCCAAACACATCTTGGGTCCCCTAACTGATAAGGCTGGAGCACAGCACCAGCCATCAACAGGGCCAAAGTCATCTCAGCGAGTCAGTGAGCACCTCTAAGCCATGATTTGTCAATGCTCACATGGATAGTGGTAAAGGAATCAAGAAGCCTGTGTTTTGGAACAGCACAAACATTCTTTACCTAGTAAGCAGTGATCAAAGTTCTTACCTAGGgtaaatgatgaaaaaaataggTAATGAGGTCCCCATACACCCGTGGTGAGAATATTAGTCTAACTTTAAAGCAGTACAAAATGGCTTCTTCCACACAACAAGGGCAAGCTTTGTACTAATGTTTCTCAAAAACCAATTACATCTCCAGCTCTAGCCTCAATTTAATaggttttttactttatttatttctttattgacagagtctcgttctgtcagtcacccaggctggagtgcaatggcacgatctcagctcaatacaacgtctgcttcccgggttcaggtgattctcctgcctcagcctcccaagtagctgggactacaggcgcccaccaccacgcccggctaatttttgtatttttagtagagacgggggtttcaccatgttggtcaggctggtcttgaactcttgacctcaggtgatccacctaccttggcctcccaaagtgctgggattacaggcgtgagccaccacgcccagctgattaagtttttaaatataccTTTCCTATGTCAAAGCCAAGGTGAAAGGGGAGTGGGGTGCAAGAAACCACCTTTACCAGAATCCCTGGAAAGAGGGCTCTAGAAGCCAGTGGGTGTGAGCACATTCAGGTCACGGGGTTTGAGGTTATGGGCCCGTGGTGGctgtttctttccttccatcaCTGGGATGTCCATCTTGGGCGGCTTCAAGGCTGCTGGATCTTCAGCCATTCGGTTGGCCTGGGCACGTATCAGTTCCAATGGAGAGGGCTTCTGGGCTCCTCGGTAGGCCTGGGTGGCAAAACTTCCTACAAAAGTGAACCAGAGTGCAAATGATTTCAAAACCATTAGGCAGCTCCCGATATACAATATGGTAAGATGTCTGCCATGCCGCTCTCTTTTTTGAAGGTGCTGCCTTACCAGAATCGTACTTCTGAAGGGATCTCGGTCCAAAGAGGCTCCACTTATCTGACAAGTTTCTGTCCTTATCCCCACTTCCAGAGTCCATGGTGCTAGGATTTGGGCCAGGTAAGGCTGTGGAAGAACCAGAAGTGAACCAGCCcctgggaaagaaagaacaaaacataTCCTAAAATACCTCTTCCTTCGCCCCTAGAAATGTCTCACACCAGAAGAACAGGGAACTATCCTTTCTCCGTCTGAAACCACAGGCTTAAATACAACCTCGTCTGCCACACGAGCTTTCCTGAAGCACGCAGGAACTCGGAAGGGCCACAGGAAGGGCTCACCTGGGCCTCTGCTTAGGTGAAGAGTGCGGAGTGGTGCTTGGGGTGGACTGGGCTGATGCAGGCTGCCTCTCTTCTTTTGTTATCTCTCCACTCTGTAGCTTTAGTTTCTGTTCAGATGGGTAAGAagagagactttttaaaaatgaaagcaaactcCAAACAGCTAAGTCTAGGCATAAACAATTTGGTTCGCATTCTAACTTTAGGCAGAAGACATCTACAGGTGGAATGATTTCGGATGATCTAACAGGTAGTCCTTTGTTTTTGCCATACTAGATGGAACTCCATctcctttaaaaatgtgttcattcTACACTATATCATGAACATCCCTGTACTTAAAAGCTTTACACTACAACTTTTACTTTCAGAAAAGTGAAGTAATTGCCCCACATTCCCCCAGACAGTAAAATGGAAGAGCCAGAACTCTAGCTGCCGGCCTTCTTGGCCTTTTAAGCAGGGCTTAAGCTCTTGTCTCGCTGCCGCTC
The Symphalangus syndactylus isolate Jambi chromosome 7, NHGRI_mSymSyn1-v2.1_pri, whole genome shotgun sequence genome window above contains:
- the KIAA1191 gene encoding putative monooxygenase p33MONOX isoform X2, which translates into the protein MSLPIGIYRRALSYDDTLEDPAPMTPPPSDMGSVPWKPVIPERKYQHLAKVEEGEASLPSPAMTLSSAIDSVDKVPVVKAKATHVIMNSLITKQTQESIQHFERQAGLRDAGYTPHKGLTTEETKYLRVAEALHKLKLQSGEITKEERQPASAQSTPSTTPHSSPKQRPRGWFTSGSSTALPGPNPSTMDSGSGDKDRNLSDKWSLFGPRSLQKYDSGSFATQAYRGAQKPSPLELIRAQANRMAEDPAALKPPKMDIPVMEGKKQPPRAHNLKPRDLNVLTPTGF
- the KIAA1191 gene encoding putative monooxygenase p33MONOX isoform X1: MASRQPEVPALEASGPLGKMSLPIGIYRRALSYDDTLEDPAPMTPPPSDMGSVPWKPVIPERKYQHLAKVEEGEASLPSPAMTLSSAIDSVDKVPVVKAKATHVIMNSLITKQTQESIQHFERQAGLRDAGYTPHKGLTTEETKYLRVAEALHKLKLQSGEITKEERQPASAQSTPSTTPHSSPKQRPRGWFTSGSSTALPGPNPSTMDSGSGDKDRNLSDKWSLFGPRSLQKYDSGSFATQAYRGAQKPSPLELIRAQANRMAEDPAALKPPKMDIPVMEGKKQPPRAHNLKPRDLNVLTPTGF